A genomic region of Pseudomonas sp. KU43P contains the following coding sequences:
- a CDS encoding acyl-CoA dehydrogenase C-terminal domain-containing protein — MADYKAPLRDMRFVLNEVFNVAEQWAQLPELAEAVDAETALAVLEEAGKVTGKTIAPLSRAADEEGCHWDNGAVRTPAGFIEAYKTYAEGGWVGVGGDPLFGGMGMPKAISAQVEEMVNASSLAFGLYPMLTAGACLSINAHASEALKEKYLPNMYAGIWAGSMCLTEPHAGTDLGIIRTKAEPQADGSYKVSGTKIFITGGEHDLTENIIHLVLAKLPDAPAGPKGISLFLVPKFLVNEDGSLGARNPATCGSIEHKMGIQASATCVMNFDEAVGYIVGEPNKGLAAMFTMMNYERLGVGIQGLASAERSYQNAVEYARDRLQSRAPLGPQAKDKVADPIIVHPDVRRMLLTMKALIEGGRAFSTYVAMQLDSAKYSEDPTTRKRSEELVALLTPVAKAFLTDLGLECAVHGQQVFGGHGYIREWGQEQLVRDVRITQIYEGTNGIQALDLMGRKVVASGGAYYRLFSDEIRQFIASAGSELDEFSKPLAACLDQLDGLTEWVLEKAKGNPNEIGAASVEYLHAFGYVAYGYMWALMARAAKAGEGDEAFYSAKLGTARFYFARLLPRVHSLVASVKAGSESLYLLDAEQF, encoded by the coding sequence ATGGCTGACTATAAAGCGCCCCTGCGCGACATGCGCTTCGTTCTGAATGAAGTCTTCAACGTGGCCGAGCAGTGGGCACAACTGCCCGAGCTGGCCGAGGCGGTCGACGCTGAAACGGCTTTGGCCGTGCTGGAAGAGGCCGGCAAGGTCACTGGCAAGACCATTGCTCCGCTCAGCCGCGCCGCCGACGAAGAGGGCTGCCACTGGGATAACGGCGCGGTGCGCACGCCAGCCGGCTTTATCGAGGCCTACAAGACCTACGCCGAAGGCGGTTGGGTAGGTGTGGGTGGCGACCCGCTGTTCGGCGGCATGGGCATGCCCAAGGCAATCTCCGCCCAGGTCGAGGAAATGGTCAACGCATCGAGCCTGGCCTTCGGCCTGTATCCGATGCTGACCGCCGGCGCCTGCCTGTCGATCAACGCCCATGCCAGCGAAGCGCTCAAGGAAAAGTACCTGCCGAACATGTATGCCGGCATCTGGGCCGGTTCCATGTGCCTGACCGAACCCCATGCGGGCACCGACCTGGGCATCATCCGCACCAAGGCCGAGCCCCAAGCGGACGGCAGCTACAAAGTCAGCGGTACCAAGATTTTCATCACCGGTGGTGAACACGACCTGACGGAGAACATCATCCACCTGGTGCTGGCCAAGCTGCCGGACGCACCGGCTGGGCCCAAGGGCATCTCGCTGTTCCTGGTGCCGAAGTTCCTGGTCAACGAAGACGGCAGCCTCGGCGCGCGCAACCCGGCCACCTGCGGCTCGATCGAGCACAAGATGGGTATCCAGGCGTCGGCCACCTGTGTGATGAACTTCGACGAAGCCGTCGGTTACATCGTCGGCGAACCGAACAAAGGCCTGGCGGCGATGTTCACGATGATGAACTACGAGCGTCTTGGCGTGGGCATTCAAGGCCTGGCCTCGGCCGAGCGCTCCTACCAGAACGCCGTGGAATATGCCCGCGATCGCCTGCAAAGTCGCGCCCCCCTTGGCCCGCAGGCCAAGGACAAGGTAGCCGACCCGATCATCGTGCACCCGGATGTGCGGCGCATGCTGCTCACCATGAAAGCGCTGATCGAAGGTGGCCGCGCCTTCTCCACCTACGTTGCCATGCAACTGGACAGCGCCAAGTACAGCGAAGACCCAACCACGCGCAAGCGCAGCGAAGAGCTGGTGGCACTGCTGACGCCGGTGGCCAAGGCCTTCCTCACTGACCTGGGCCTGGAGTGCGCGGTGCATGGTCAGCAGGTGTTCGGCGGCCATGGCTACATTCGCGAATGGGGCCAGGAGCAGCTCGTGCGCGACGTGCGCATTACCCAGATCTACGAAGGCACCAACGGTATCCAGGCCCTGGACCTGATGGGGCGCAAGGTGGTGGCCAGCGGTGGCGCATACTACCGGCTGTTCTCCGATGAAATCCGCCAGTTCATTGCCAGTGCCGGCAGCGAGCTGGACGAATTTTCCAAGCCGCTGGCAGCCTGTTTGGACCAGCTCGATGGGCTGACCGAGTGGGTGCTGGAGAAGGCCAAGGGCAATCCGAACGAAATCGGTGCGGCATCGGTCGAGTACCTGCATGCCTTCGGCTATGTCGCCTATGGCTACATGTGGGCGCTGATGGCGCGGGCAGCCAAGGCGGGTGAAGGCGACGAAGCGTTCTACTCGGCCAAGCTGGGCACTGCACGTTTCTACTTCGCACGCCTGTTGCCACGTGTGCATTCGCTGGTGGCGTCGGTGAAGGCGGGGAGCGAGTCGCTGTACCTGCTGGATGCCGAGCAGTTCTGA
- a CDS encoding sensor domain-containing diguanylate cyclase: MFRPNAVRASHFLPSLFLLLAGLAAAYVRDLSVFFTSLFNVLPTLVLLLGGAYCAVYRRQRELFLMVTVYIAYFLLDTQTDYYRDNGRVREDAAVIFHLVCLLLPALFGLFGAWQERTHLAQDLLARFAVLFAVGSVAVALEQSFPDALLAWLAEIRWPALHGQWMSLIQMVYPLFIGVFILLVVQYLREPRPLHAAQLIGLVGIFWMLPKTFILPFTLNIMCSQVMLMIAAAVSHEAYQMAFRDELTGLPGRRALNERMQRLGRNYVIAMTDVDHFKKFNDTHGHDVGDQVLRLVASRLSKITGGGRAYRYGGEEFALVFAGKTAEECVPHVEAVREMIANYAMQLRDQNNRPQDDSTGRQRRNGSGAGTVSVTISIGVAERQVDHRNPEEVLKSADQALYSAKGAGRNCVMVHGQQSRRGAVRMA, translated from the coding sequence TTGTTTCGTCCAAACGCTGTACGTGCCAGCCATTTTCTGCCTTCGTTGTTTCTGTTGCTGGCAGGGCTTGCGGCGGCCTATGTGAGAGACCTCAGCGTCTTCTTCACTTCACTGTTCAACGTGCTGCCCACGTTGGTTCTGCTGCTGGGCGGTGCTTATTGCGCCGTATACCGTCGTCAGCGCGAGCTGTTTCTGATGGTCACGGTGTACATCGCCTATTTCCTGCTCGACACCCAGACCGACTACTACCGCGACAATGGGCGTGTGCGTGAAGACGCTGCGGTGATCTTCCACCTTGTCTGCCTGCTGCTGCCGGCCTTGTTCGGCCTGTTCGGCGCCTGGCAGGAGCGTACCCACCTGGCCCAGGACCTGCTCGCCCGCTTCGCCGTGCTGTTCGCCGTCGGCAGTGTGGCGGTTGCGCTGGAGCAGAGCTTCCCCGACGCGCTGCTGGCGTGGTTGGCGGAAATTCGCTGGCCGGCGCTGCATGGCCAGTGGATGAGCCTGATCCAGATGGTCTACCCGCTGTTCATCGGTGTGTTCATCCTGCTGGTGGTGCAATACCTGCGCGAACCCAGGCCCTTGCACGCGGCGCAGCTCATCGGCCTGGTAGGCATCTTCTGGATGTTGCCCAAGACCTTCATCCTGCCGTTCACCCTGAACATCATGTGCAGCCAGGTAATGCTGATGATCGCTGCTGCGGTATCGCACGAGGCTTACCAGATGGCCTTCCGTGACGAGCTGACCGGTCTGCCGGGGCGCCGTGCACTGAATGAGCGCATGCAGCGTCTAGGGCGCAATTACGTGATCGCCATGACCGACGTCGATCACTTCAAGAAATTCAACGACACCCACGGCCATGATGTGGGCGATCAGGTGCTGCGCCTGGTGGCCAGCCGTTTGTCCAAGATCACCGGAGGTGGCCGAGCCTATCGCTACGGTGGCGAAGAGTTCGCCTTGGTGTTTGCCGGCAAGACCGCAGAGGAATGCGTGCCGCACGTGGAAGCGGTGCGCGAAATGATCGCCAACTACGCCATGCAGTTGCGTGACCAGAACAACCGACCGCAGGACGACTCCACAGGTCGTCAACGCCGCAACGGCAGTGGCGCAGGTACGGTTTCGGTGACCATCAGCATCGGCGTGGCGGAACGCCAGGTCGACCACCGTAACCCAGAGGAAGTGCTCAAATCTGCTGACCAGGCGCTGTACAGCGCCAAGGGCGCCGGGCGTAATTGTGTCATGGTCCACGGGCAACAATCGCGTCGGGGAGCGGTTCGTATGGCGTGA
- a CDS encoding cytochrome-c peroxidase, which produces MVESLRTLRIPHLACAIAVTLTAVGMPFMSVRAADPAGTAEQAPEVPSLNSLRGMVPPDPSGTEDGRKVDLMSDYVTNRVAAITLGKALFWDMAIGSDGTTACASCHYHAGADHRVINQINPGQANTNANVASIFNKPFTAADIPGDLPSYTTRSGGKGGPNYTLKKGDFPTHVLANPLDRNSMIVYSTDDVIGSQGVVDANFVKPRQSRFDKCTQQPDGIFQVGGINVRRSTGRNAPSVINAAFNVRNFWDGRANNVFNGFSPFGNRDPDAAIFVTKDRSGVAVKARLALKDASAASQAVGPPGSAVEMSCGGRTFADIGRRMLDSMMLKGQKISPTDSVLGPVSSARRPTYRELIKDAFQPRLWNATQQVSLGGQPYSQMEANFSLYFGLAIQMYEATLISDQAPLDAYLQGDHSAMNAQQVKGMELFLGKGKCIACHGGAELTNAASRLLFEPRERIERMVMADGLTTLYDNGFYNTGVRPTSEDLALGGTDSWGNPLSFTRQYNTLLQGGNIPDPLDVDVCTFEAPLSAAVPCDPTLKPSVGFRDAVDGAFKTPTLRNIALTGPYFHNGSRATLQQVMEFYNRGGDRRGEDASNTSGFDHPAVNQHNGSNLDPDMTSLNLTPDEVDALVKFMEVGLTDPRVAWERAPFDHPSLMLPQGEKGDENSVSQGAATPSRPALDAIFQLNAVGAGGRSALQGPLLPFNNDL; this is translated from the coding sequence ATGGTCGAGTCTCTGAGAACGTTGCGTATCCCCCATCTGGCCTGTGCGATAGCGGTGACCCTCACCGCTGTCGGCATGCCGTTCATGAGCGTTCGGGCCGCAGACCCCGCCGGGACCGCTGAGCAAGCACCGGAAGTGCCCAGCCTGAATTCACTGCGTGGCATGGTACCGCCTGATCCTTCGGGTACCGAAGATGGCCGCAAGGTCGACCTGATGTCCGACTATGTGACCAATCGTGTGGCAGCAATCACCTTGGGCAAGGCTTTGTTCTGGGACATGGCGATTGGCAGTGACGGCACCACCGCCTGTGCTTCCTGCCACTACCATGCGGGTGCCGATCACCGGGTCATCAACCAGATAAACCCAGGCCAGGCCAACACCAATGCGAACGTTGCATCGATCTTCAACAAGCCCTTCACGGCCGCCGATATTCCAGGCGACCTGCCGAGCTACACCACGCGTTCCGGTGGCAAGGGCGGGCCCAACTACACGTTGAAGAAAGGGGACTTCCCGACCCACGTGCTGGCCAACCCCCTGGACAGAAACTCGATGATTGTCTATTCAACGGACGACGTCATTGGCTCACAGGGTGTGGTCGACGCCAACTTCGTAAAACCCCGGCAATCGCGCTTTGACAAATGCACTCAGCAACCGGACGGGATATTCCAGGTAGGCGGTATCAACGTTCGGCGCAGCACAGGGCGCAATGCGCCTTCGGTCATCAATGCGGCTTTCAACGTCCGCAACTTCTGGGATGGCCGGGCCAACAACGTATTCAACGGCTTTTCGCCGTTTGGCAATCGCGACCCTGACGCAGCAATTTTCGTGACCAAGGATCGCAGTGGCGTGGCCGTCAAGGCACGGCTGGCCCTCAAGGATGCCTCGGCGGCCTCTCAAGCCGTGGGGCCTCCCGGCAGCGCGGTGGAAATGTCCTGTGGTGGGCGTACCTTCGCTGACATTGGCCGGCGCATGCTCGACAGCATGATGCTCAAGGGGCAGAAAATCTCACCCACCGATTCGGTGCTCGGCCCCGTCTCCAGTGCCCGCCGGCCAACCTATCGCGAGCTGATCAAGGACGCATTCCAGCCACGCCTGTGGAATGCTACCCAACAGGTATCGCTGGGTGGCCAGCCCTACAGCCAGATGGAAGCAAACTTCTCGCTTTACTTCGGGCTGGCGATTCAGATGTACGAGGCCACGCTGATCTCCGATCAGGCACCGCTGGATGCCTATCTGCAGGGCGACCACAGCGCCATGAACGCTCAGCAGGTGAAGGGCATGGAGCTGTTCCTGGGCAAGGGTAAATGCATTGCCTGCCATGGTGGTGCAGAGTTGACCAACGCGGCCAGCCGGCTACTGTTCGAGCCTCGTGAGCGCATCGAGCGCATGGTCATGGCGGACGGCCTGACCACGCTCTACGACAACGGTTTCTACAACACCGGTGTGCGCCCGACCTCAGAAGACCTGGCGCTGGGCGGTACTGACAGCTGGGGCAATCCGTTGTCCTTCACCCGTCAATACAACACTTTGCTGCAAGGCGGAAATATCCCTGATCCACTGGATGTCGACGTCTGCACCTTCGAAGCGCCGCTGAGCGCAGCGGTCCCTTGCGATCCGACGCTCAAGCCCAGTGTCGGTTTCCGCGACGCGGTCGATGGCGCCTTCAAGACTCCAACGCTGCGTAACATCGCGTTGACCGGGCCGTATTTCCACAACGGCAGCCGGGCAACGCTGCAACAGGTCATGGAGTTCTACAACCGCGGCGGCGACCGCCGTGGCGAGGACGCCAGCAACACCAGCGGTTTCGATCATCCGGCAGTCAATCAGCACAACGGCTCCAACCTGGACCCAGACATGACTTCGCTGAACCTGACCCCGGATGAAGTGGATGCATTGGTCAAGTTCATGGAGGTCGGCTTGACCGATCCGCGAGTCGCGTGGGAACGGGCACCGTTCGATCACCCCTCTCTGATGCTGCCGCAGGGTGAGAAGGGCGATGAGAACTCTGTCTCGCAAGGTGCGGCGACCCCCTCTCGGCCAGCGCTGGATGCCATTTTCCAACTCAATGCCGTGGGCGCGGGAGGTCGCTCCGCTCTGCAGGGGCCGCTGCTGCCGTTCAACAACGACTTGTAA